A segment of the Streptococcus chenjunshii genome:
CAGTTTTACTTTCCCGCAGAACAGCCAGATTTCTTTTGACCACCCTAATTTTTACGCTCTAAACCTCAGCTACTATCAAGAGGCAATGAATATCATCAACAGTAAAGACACTAGAGTTACAACAAGTGCGAACAAGGTTACGGCAGATTATTCAACAGACCAAAAAAGCTCTCTGCTTTTTACCATTCCTTACGATAAAGGATGGACAGCTGAACAAAACGGCAAAGCTTTAAAAATTTCAAAAGCTCAAGGTGGATTTATGAAAGTTACTGTTCCGGAAGGCCAAGGAACAGTAACCCTGACATTTGTACCAAATGGGTTTAAAGAAGGTGTACTGCTCTCTGCTGTAGGTTTGACTGGATTTATACTGTATACTTTTCTAAATCGAAAACATAAAAAGAGTTAGGCGAATTTTTAACCTAACTCTTTTACATAAAAACCAGTATTTACTACTTGGCTTGTCTTATCACTCCGGCAGTAGGACTCGAACCTACGACATCATGATTAACAGTCATGCGCTACTACCAACTGAGCTATGCCGGATAAAGAAAAAACGCTGTGCAGCATTTTTATAGTCCGTACGGGATTCGAACCCGTGTTACCGCCGTGAAAAGGCGGTGTCTTAACCCCTTGACCAACGGACCATGAAACTAAGTGTCGGTTTTTCCTCAACACTCTTACTATTATATCAAAATAAAATGATTTGTCTACACTTTTTATAAATTTTTTCTTTTTTAAACTGAAAGGCTAAATTTTGAAAGTTCTAAAATGAAGTTAGCCACTTAGATGCAAAAAAACACCTCTATGTTACACTTGTAGTTGACGAAAACACAAGTAAAGGACATAGAGATGCAAGACCATTATACACCAACAGGCAAGCACTTGACAATAGCTGATCGCCGCTTGATTGAACGCTGGAAGCAAGAAGGGAAATCTAATCGTGAGATTGCAGGTCTCTTAGGCAAAGCTCCTCAAACGATAAACAACGAGATGAAACGTGGACTGGTCCTCCAACAGGTGCGTAAGGGGAAGTTTGAGAAGCTTTATAGGGCGGATAGAGCTCAGGAAGTGTATGAGATTAATCGAAAAAATAGCCGTAAAGCTGTTAGTCTCACGAAGAAAGTCAAGGAAACCATTGTCCACTACATCAAGCTGAAGTGGTCACCTGAGATGATTTCAAAACGTAAAGTCAACGTCCCACAATCCACCATATACTACTGGATGGACAAGGGGTACCTGGGGCTGACTAAGGCAGATAGGCTGTATCCAAGAAAAGGCAAATCCCCTAAGAAAACAGCCAGTCCTAATTTCATGCCTGTTGGAAAGTCGATTGAGGAGCGGCCTGAAGCGATCACTCAACGACTGGAGGCTGGGCATTATGAGATTGATACGGTTGTTCAGACACGGGCTAAAGCGCCTTGCTTTCTGACATTAACAGATCGAAAAACCAGGTATGAAATCATTCGTTACTTGCCCAGTAAGACAGCACAAGCCGTTAACGAAGCCTTGTCGAGCATTTTACAGGAATATCAGATCACGTCAATCACAGCTGATAATGGGGCAGAATTTGCTAGACTAAGCGAGATTTTTAGTGAAGAGAAGATCTA
Coding sequences within it:
- a CDS encoding IS30 family transposase; the protein is MQDHYTPTGKHLTIADRRLIERWKQEGKSNREIAGLLGKAPQTINNEMKRGLVLQQVRKGKFEKLYRADRAQEVYEINRKNSRKAVSLTKKVKETIVHYIKLKWSPEMISKRKVNVPQSTIYYWMDKGYLGLTKADRLYPRKGKSPKKTASPNFMPVGKSIEERPEAITQRLEAGHYEIDTVVQTRAKAPCFLTLTDRKTRYEIIRYLPSKTAQAVNEALSSILQEYQITSITADNGAEFARLSEIFSEEKIYYAHPYCSWERGSNENHNRLIRRFLPKGKTRATRKLATQIEWWINNYPKRILNYKTPREIVFSG